One region of Rhodospirillaceae bacterium genomic DNA includes:
- a CDS encoding glutamate synthase produces the protein MAYPVRAKEGTYCTDLEGGRTYFWCACGLSRKQPFCDGSHAEADMEPLMFTPEETEEAAELCGCKLTEAPPYCDGGQSWCRDRGQR, from the coding sequence ATGGCATACCCCGTCCGGGCGAAGGAAGGCACCTATTGCACCGATCTTGAGGGCGGTCGCACCTATTTCTGGTGCGCGTGCGGGCTTAGCCGCAAACAACCCTTTTGCGATGGATCGCATGCCGAGGCTGATATGGAGCCTTTGATGTTCACGCCCGAAGAGACGGAGGAGGCAGCGGAACTTTGCGGCTGCAAATTGACCGAAGCCCCCCCTTATTGCGATGGTGGCCAGTCTTGGTGCCGCGACCGTGGGCAACGCTAG
- a CDS encoding ribonuclease HI produces MTETITEIFTDGACSGNPGPGGWGAILTFRGKTREICGGERDTTNNRMEMMAAIRALESLTRPVSARLYTDSTYLKNGITTWLPGWKARGWKTASRKPVKNQDLWQRLEAALTPHEVSWHWVKGHAGHPENERADALARKGIPEGAR; encoded by the coding sequence ATGACCGAAACAATTACCGAAATTTTTACCGATGGCGCATGCAGCGGCAACCCCGGCCCCGGCGGCTGGGGCGCCATCCTTACCTTTCGCGGAAAGACGCGCGAAATATGTGGCGGCGAGCGGGACACGACGAACAACCGGATGGAGATGATGGCGGCAATCCGTGCCCTTGAAAGCCTGACACGACCGGTGTCGGCGCGGCTTTATACGGACAGCACCTATCTAAAAAACGGCATCACCACCTGGCTGCCCGGCTGGAAGGCGCGCGGCTGGAAAACCGCAAGCCGCAAACCGGTCAAGAACCAGGATCTATGGCAACGTCTGGAAGCGGCGCTGACCCCTCACGAGGTTTCCTGGCATTGGGTCAAGGGCCATGCCGGGCATCCCGAAAACGAACGCGCCGACGCCCTTGCCCGCAAGGGAATCCCCGAAGGGGCCAGGTAA
- a CDS encoding homoserine kinase → MAVYTEISDEDLGAFVTEYDLGKLIAFKGIAEGVENSNYLLQMESAAYILTLYEKRVAREDLPFFLELMEHLAASGVACPTPIHGRDGQALHNLCGKPAAIVVFLQGMWPRRILPKHCHLLGRAMAELHLAGEDFSMSRENDFGPRGWETLFKTCEKNADSVRPGLAAEIREELDKLHEAWPVDLPKGIIHADLFPDNVFFLEDDLSGLIDFYFACNDFFAYDLAICLNAWCFETDGSFNITKAGQMIAAYRTIRPLKASEIQALPVLARGAAMRFLLTRLYDWLNPPQGALVKPKDPLEFLRRLRFHKNITDASAYGIT, encoded by the coding sequence ATGGCTGTCTACACGGAAATATCCGACGAAGACCTTGGTGCGTTCGTCACCGAATATGATCTTGGGAAGCTGATCGCCTTCAAGGGCATCGCCGAAGGCGTCGAAAATTCGAACTACCTTCTGCAGATGGAATCCGCTGCCTATATTCTGACCCTTTACGAAAAACGCGTCGCCAGAGAGGATCTGCCGTTTTTTCTGGAACTTATGGAACATCTCGCCGCAAGCGGCGTGGCCTGCCCCACCCCCATTCACGGGCGTGACGGCCAGGCCTTGCACAACCTTTGCGGCAAACCCGCTGCGATTGTCGTCTTTCTGCAAGGCATGTGGCCGCGCCGTATCCTGCCGAAGCATTGCCATCTTTTAGGGCGCGCCATGGCCGAGCTGCATCTTGCGGGCGAAGATTTTTCCATGTCGAGGGAAAATGATTTTGGGCCCAGGGGATGGGAGACGCTGTTCAAGACCTGCGAAAAAAATGCTGACAGCGTGCGGCCGGGACTGGCCGCAGAAATTCGTGAGGAACTCGACAAGCTCCACGAAGCCTGGCCGGTGGATTTGCCGAAAGGCATCATTCATGCTGACCTTTTTCCGGACAATGTCTTTTTTCTTGAAGACGACCTTTCCGGCCTCATCGACTTTTATTTTGCGTGCAACGATTTCTTCGCCTACGACCTTGCGATCTGTCTGAACGCCTGGTGTTTCGAAACCGACGGCAGCTTCAACATTACAAAGGCAGGCCAGATGATTGCCGCCTACCGGACCATCCGGCCACTGAAAGCGAGCGAAATTCAGGCCCTGCCCGTCCTTGCCCGCGGCGCGGCCATGCGGTTTCTGCTGACCCGGCTCTATGACTGGCTGAACCCGCCGCAAGGCGCGCTTGTCAAACCAAAGGACCCTCTTGAATTCCTACGCCGGCTTCGCTTCCACAAAAACATAACCGATGCTAGCGCCTACGGGATCACCTAG
- a CDS encoding aminomethyl-transferring glycine dehydrogenase — protein sequence MRYLPLTDEDRQKMLAMIGVASVDDLFIDVPKAARLTRPLDLPDHTGEMEVGRAISALAAQNMDAGAVPSFLGAGLYRHFVPATVDYLIQRGEFLTAYTPYQPEISQGTLQTLFEFQTQVALLTGMAVANASMYDGASATAEAVLMARRITRRSRAVLSGGLHPHYRDVVRTLAIGVDIANLPPKMEGGEAICAFLDADTACVVVQNPDFFGNIRDLKEISAACKAAGALLIVVVTEALSLGAIQSPGEMGADIVAAEGQSFGNGLNFGGPTVGLLATQDRFVRQMPGRLCGQTVDVDGRRGWVLTLSTREQHIRREKATSNICTNSGLCALAFAIHVALLGEEGLRRLAAINHEKAVALASKLADLPGVELVTSAFFNEFTIRLPSSAVAIVDDLVAKRVLAGVPLSRLYPDAPEFANALLVAVTEMAEESDMDALVEGLRGVLA from the coding sequence ATGCGTTACCTGCCGCTGACGGACGAAGACCGTCAGAAAATGCTGGCAATGATCGGGGTTGCTTCGGTTGATGACCTTTTTATCGACGTGCCAAAAGCGGCCAGGCTGACCCGGCCCCTTGACCTTCCCGATCATACGGGCGAGATGGAAGTCGGTCGCGCGATTTCGGCGCTTGCGGCGCAGAACATGGATGCCGGTGCCGTCCCAAGTTTTCTGGGGGCTGGCCTGTATCGTCATTTTGTGCCTGCCACCGTCGATTATCTGATTCAGCGGGGCGAATTTCTTACCGCGTACACGCCCTATCAGCCGGAAATTTCCCAAGGCACGCTGCAGACCCTTTTTGAGTTCCAGACCCAGGTGGCGCTGCTCACCGGGATGGCGGTTGCCAACGCGTCCATGTATGACGGGGCGAGCGCCACGGCCGAGGCGGTCCTGATGGCGCGGCGGATCACGCGTCGGTCGCGCGCTGTTCTTTCCGGTGGCCTGCATCCCCACTACCGGGACGTGGTACGGACCCTGGCCATTGGCGTCGACATTGCGAATTTGCCACCGAAAATGGAAGGCGGGGAGGCTATCTGCGCATTCCTTGATGCCGATACGGCCTGCGTGGTTGTCCAGAACCCGGATTTCTTTGGCAACATCCGTGACCTGAAAGAAATTTCTGCGGCCTGCAAAGCCGCCGGGGCGCTGTTGATCGTCGTCGTGACGGAAGCCCTTTCCCTTGGTGCCATTCAAAGCCCAGGCGAGATGGGCGCCGACATCGTTGCTGCGGAAGGCCAGTCCTTCGGCAATGGGCTGAATTTCGGCGGTCCGACGGTTGGTTTGCTTGCCACCCAGGACCGGTTTGTCCGCCAAATGCCGGGAAGGCTTTGCGGTCAGACGGTGGATGTCGATGGCAGGCGCGGCTGGGTGCTGACCCTGTCAACGCGTGAACAGCATATAAGGCGGGAAAAGGCGACCAGCAACATTTGCACGAATTCCGGCCTTTGCGCCCTGGCCTTTGCCATCCATGTTGCCCTGCTTGGCGAGGAAGGCCTGCGCCGTCTGGCGGCCATCAATCACGAAAAGGCCGTGGCCCTGGCCTCGAAGCTGGCCGATCTTCCCGGGGTTGAACTCGTCACATCGGCCTTCTTCAACGAGTTTACCATCCGCCTGCCTTCGTCTGCGGTGGCGATCGTTGACGATCTGGTGGCAAAGCGGGTTCTTGCCGGTGTGCCGCTTTCGCGTCTTTATCCCGACGCGCCGGAATTTGCGAACGCCCTTCTTGTCGCGGTGACGGAAATGGCTGAAGAAAGCGACATGGACGCCCTTGTCGAAGGGTTGCGCGGGGTGCTTGCATGA
- the gcvH gene encoding glycine cleavage system protein H — MSGLRYTKEHEWLRVEGDVATIGITDYAQEKLGDIVFIDLPAPGNALVKGGEAAVIESVKAASEIYAPVGGEVVEVNRALEADPAIVNADPLGKGWFLKLRLADSSECDALMEEAAYQDYVKELA, encoded by the coding sequence ATGAGCGGCTTGCGATATACAAAAGAACATGAATGGCTCCGCGTGGAGGGTGATGTCGCGACCATTGGCATTACGGATTATGCTCAGGAAAAACTTGGCGACATCGTCTTCATCGACCTGCCGGCACCGGGCAATGCTCTCGTTAAGGGCGGCGAGGCGGCGGTCATCGAATCCGTAAAGGCGGCCAGTGAAATCTATGCGCCCGTGGGTGGCGAGGTTGTCGAGGTGAACCGCGCGCTTGAGGCCGACCCGGCAATCGTCAACGCCGATCCACTTGGCAAGGGGTGGTTTTTAAAACTCCGCCTCGCCGATTCCAGCGAATGCGACGCGCTGATGGAGGAAGCGGCCTATCAGGATTACGTGAAGGAACTTGCCTGA
- a CDS encoding peroxiredoxin, producing MTIKTGDRVPSVTIQQLTKDGPQQVSTDAFFKGKRVVVVGVPGAFTPVCSAKHLPSFVQNAEAMLAKGVDVVACLSVNDAFVMAEWAKSQNTGDKVVMLADGNANFTKAAGFHLDASGFGMGLRSRRFAMLVEDGVVKNLQLEEGGALEVSTAENMLAAL from the coding sequence ATGACGATCAAAACAGGCGACCGGGTTCCATCGGTCACGATACAACAGCTAACGAAAGATGGGCCGCAGCAGGTTTCCACCGATGCCTTCTTCAAGGGGAAGCGCGTCGTTGTTGTCGGCGTACCCGGTGCTTTTACGCCGGTTTGTTCGGCCAAGCATCTACCAAGCTTTGTTCAGAATGCCGAAGCGATGCTGGCGAAGGGCGTAGACGTGGTCGCCTGTCTTTCCGTGAACGATGCGTTCGTTATGGCGGAATGGGCGAAGTCGCAGAACACCGGCGACAAGGTTGTCATGCTTGCTGATGGCAATGCCAACTTTACGAAGGCGGCTGGGTTTCATCTGGATGCAAGTGGCTTCGGCATGGGCCTGCGTTCGCGGCGTTTTGCGATGCTGGTCGAGGACGGCGTTGTCAAAAATTTGCAGCTTGAAGAAGGCGGCGCGTTGGAGGTGAGCACGGCCGAGAACATGCTGGCCGCTCTTTAG
- the gcvT gene encoding glycine cleavage system protein T (catalyzes the transfer of a methylene carbon from the methylamine-loaded GcvH protein to tetrahydrofolate, causing the release of ammonia and the generation of reduced GcvH protein), with amino-acid sequence MADEARRWFECASPEAAVTAPAGTPLPTPLYDLHRQLGGKMVAFSGYALPIQYGTGILAEHRHTRMAASLFDVSHLGQVLVHGDDPASALEGLVPGDLLALPQGRMRYTLLTNADAGIRDDLMVIHGHDGWSLVINAGPKAADLAYLREHLGEDRIEFLEDRAMLALQGPAAAGVLSRFAGGCAQMPYLSAANFKIAGVDAFVTRSGYTGEDGFEILLPAGEAALVAAALLDAPDVAPAGLGARDSLRLEAGLCLYGHDLDATTTVVEAGLTWTISKRRRAEGGYPGAEIVRCELAEGARRRRVGLVPDGRAPVREGAEVLGEDGRQIGCVTSGGFGPTVEGPVAMGYVETAFAAIDTKVQILLRGRPLAAKIVKLPFVTTHYYKGT; translated from the coding sequence ATGGCCGATGAGGCGCGACGGTGGTTTGAATGTGCCTCGCCGGAGGCGGCTGTGACGGCACCGGCGGGTACGCCGCTTCCCACACCGCTTTACGACCTGCACCGCCAGCTTGGCGGCAAGATGGTTGCCTTTTCGGGCTACGCATTGCCCATTCAATATGGCACCGGCATTCTTGCCGAACATCGCCATACGCGCATGGCGGCGTCCCTCTTTGACGTTTCCCATCTTGGCCAGGTGCTTGTCCATGGCGACGACCCGGCGAGCGCCCTTGAAGGCCTTGTGCCGGGCGATCTTCTGGCCCTTCCTCAGGGGCGGATGCGCTACACGCTGTTGACGAATGCGGATGCCGGCATTCGCGACGATCTCATGGTGATCCACGGCCACGATGGCTGGTCGCTGGTCATCAATGCGGGTCCAAAGGCGGCGGACCTTGCCTATCTCAGGGAACATCTTGGCGAAGACCGGATCGAATTCCTTGAGGATCGGGCGATGCTTGCCCTTCAAGGGCCGGCAGCGGCGGGGGTGTTGTCCCGTTTTGCCGGGGGCTGCGCGCAAATGCCTTACCTTTCGGCGGCAAATTTCAAAATTGCGGGGGTGGATGCTTTCGTCACGCGCTCGGGCTATACGGGTGAGGACGGCTTTGAGATTTTGCTTCCCGCCGGGGAGGCGGCCCTTGTGGCTGCGGCGCTGCTGGATGCGCCGGACGTCGCGCCCGCCGGTCTTGGCGCACGCGACAGCCTGCGGCTTGAGGCGGGCCTGTGCCTTTACGGTCACGATCTGGACGCGACGACAACGGTGGTCGAAGCGGGCCTGACCTGGACCATTTCGAAGCGCCGCCGCGCCGAAGGAGGCTATCCGGGGGCCGAAATCGTCCGCTGCGAATTGGCCGAGGGTGCCCGGCGTCGGCGGGTCGGTCTGGTGCCCGATGGGCGCGCCCCGGTCCGCGAAGGGGCCGAGGTGCTGGGCGAAGATGGCCGCCAGATTGGGTGCGTAACCAGCGGCGGCTTTGGCCCGACCGTGGAAGGGCCGGTCGCAATGGGCTATGTTGAAACGGCCTTCGCGGCCATCGATACAAAGGTCCAGATTTTGCTTCGGGGGCGGCCGCTGGCGGCAAAAATTGTGAAGCTGCCTTTCGTCACGACACATTATTATAAGGGCACATGA